One region of Aurantimonas sp. HBX-1 genomic DNA includes:
- a CDS encoding alpha-ketoglutarate-dependent dioxygenase AlkB, producing MNVLPRGVRHMPGHLDRDAQIALLDSIRAVVAEAPLYHPEMPRTGKPLSVRMTNCGPLGWVSDRTGYRYQRAHPVTGRPWPAIPASLLALWEEVSAYDHPPEACLVNFYADTAKMGLHQDRDEKDLAAPVVSISLGDDCLFRIGETTRGGRTTSLRLHSGDVVILGGEGRLCYHGVDRIYPATSTLLKKGGRINLTLRRVTVPG from the coding sequence GTGAACGTGCTGCCCAGGGGCGTCCGGCACATGCCGGGCCATCTCGACCGCGACGCCCAGATCGCGCTGCTGGACAGCATCCGGGCTGTGGTGGCGGAAGCGCCGCTCTACCATCCCGAGATGCCCCGCACCGGCAAGCCCCTGTCGGTGCGCATGACCAATTGCGGTCCGCTCGGCTGGGTCTCCGACCGCACCGGCTACCGCTACCAGCGGGCGCATCCGGTGACCGGCAGACCGTGGCCGGCCATACCGGCGTCGCTGCTGGCGCTGTGGGAGGAGGTGTCGGCCTACGACCATCCGCCGGAAGCCTGCCTGGTCAATTTCTACGCCGACACGGCGAAGATGGGCCTCCACCAGGACCGCGACGAGAAGGATTTGGCGGCGCCCGTCGTGTCGATCTCGCTCGGCGACGACTGCCTGTTCCGCATCGGCGAGACGACGCGGGGCGGGCGCACCACCTCGCTGCGGCTGCACTCCGGCGACGTTGTGATCCTCGGCGGCGAGGGGCGGCTCTGCTATCACGGCGTCGACCGGATCTACCCGGCGACCTCGACGCTGCTGAAGAAGGGCGGGCGGATCAACCTGACGCTGCGCCGGGTGACGGTGCCGGGCTGA
- the hslU gene encoding ATP-dependent protease ATPase subunit HslU has translation MSDFSPREIVSELDRHIIGQKDAKRAVAVALRNRWRRQQLEGSLREEVMPKNILMIGPTGVGKTEISRRLARLAGAPFIKVEATKFTEVGYVGRDVEQIIRDLVEIGIGLVREKKREEVKAKAHQGAEERVLDALVGKTASPATRDSFRKKLRAGELDDKEIDIEIADTGNPMGGMEIPGMPGANIGVLNLSEMFGKMGQRTKQRRTSVRQSYELLIGEESDKLLDQDQLVREAVSAVENNGIVFLDEIDKVANKDGHGGAGVSREGVQRDLLPLVEGTTVATKHGPVKTDHILFIASGAFHVSKPSDLLPELQGRLPIRVELRALTKEDFRRILTETEASLIKQYVALMKTENVDLEITDDAIDAIADLAVSLNGSIENIGARRLQTVMERVLDDISFEAPDKGGESYRVDAAYVHKALDGIAGNVDLSRFIL, from the coding sequence ATGTCAGATTTTTCCCCCCGCGAGATCGTTTCCGAACTCGATCGACACATCATCGGCCAGAAGGACGCCAAGCGCGCGGTCGCCGTCGCGCTGCGCAACCGCTGGCGCCGGCAGCAGCTGGAAGGCTCGCTGCGCGAGGAGGTGATGCCCAAGAACATCCTGATGATCGGACCCACCGGCGTCGGCAAGACCGAGATCTCCCGCCGTCTCGCCCGGCTCGCCGGCGCGCCCTTCATCAAGGTCGAGGCGACCAAGTTCACCGAGGTCGGCTATGTCGGCCGCGACGTCGAGCAGATCATCCGCGACCTCGTCGAGATCGGCATCGGCCTGGTGCGCGAGAAGAAGCGCGAGGAGGTCAAGGCCAAGGCCCACCAGGGCGCGGAGGAGCGGGTGCTCGACGCGCTGGTCGGCAAGACCGCCTCGCCGGCGACGCGCGACAGTTTCCGCAAGAAGCTGCGCGCCGGCGAACTCGACGACAAGGAGATCGACATCGAGATCGCCGACACCGGCAATCCGATGGGCGGGATGGAGATTCCCGGCATGCCGGGCGCCAATATCGGCGTGCTCAACCTGTCGGAGATGTTCGGCAAGATGGGCCAGCGCACCAAGCAGCGCCGCACCAGCGTCCGGCAGAGCTACGAGCTGCTGATCGGCGAGGAGTCGGACAAGCTGCTCGACCAGGACCAGCTGGTGCGCGAGGCGGTCTCGGCGGTGGAGAACAACGGCATCGTCTTCCTCGACGAGATCGACAAGGTGGCGAACAAGGACGGCCACGGCGGCGCCGGCGTGTCCCGCGAGGGCGTGCAGCGCGACCTCTTGCCGCTGGTCGAGGGCACCACGGTGGCGACCAAGCACGGGCCGGTGAAGACCGATCACATCCTGTTCATCGCCTCGGGCGCGTTCCACGTCTCCAAGCCCTCGGACCTGTTGCCGGAGCTGCAGGGCCGCCTGCCGATCCGCGTCGAGCTGCGGGCGCTGACCAAGGAGGATTTCCGCCGCATCCTCACCGAGACCGAGGCTTCGCTGATCAAGCAGTACGTGGCGCTGATGAAGACCGAGAATGTCGACCTCGAGATCACCGACGACGCCATCGACGCGATCGCCGACCTTGCGGTGTCGCTCAACGGCTCGATCGAGAATATCGGCGCGCGGCGGCTGCAGACGGTGATGGAGCGGGTGCTCGACGACATCTCCTTCGAGGCGCCCGACAAGGGCGGCGAGAGCTACCGGGTCGATGCCGCCTATGTCCACAAGGCGCTGGACGGCATCGCCGGCAATGTCGACCTGTCGCGCTTCATCCTCTAG
- the coaA gene encoding type I pantothenate kinase yields the protein MDQLTPSKFSPYRVFTAAEWAKFRADTPLTLTEDEVRRLRSMGDPVDLDEVARIYLAVSRLLYAHVESSQLLFRQRQSFLSGGAPVQKTPFIIGIAGSVAVGKSTTARILKELLARWPSSPKVDLVTTDGFLYPNAVLEAEGLMQRKGFPESYDVGSILRFLSDIKAGRPRVEAPVYSHFVYDVVPGERITIDRPDILIFEGLNVLQVREMPKDGKAVPFVSDFFDHSIYIDADEAEIRRWYVERFMRLRETAFREADSFFHRYSQIPEDEALAIAEALWRDINGKNLYENILPTRPRADLILRKGPNHLIEQVALRKI from the coding sequence ATGGACCAGCTGACACCCTCGAAATTCTCGCCCTACCGGGTCTTCACCGCGGCGGAATGGGCGAAGTTTAGGGCCGACACGCCGCTGACCCTGACCGAGGACGAGGTCCGCCGGCTGCGTTCGATGGGCGATCCGGTCGACCTCGACGAGGTGGCGCGGATCTACCTGGCGGTGTCGCGGCTGCTCTACGCTCACGTCGAGTCCTCGCAGCTCCTGTTCCGCCAGCGCCAGAGCTTCCTGTCGGGCGGCGCGCCCGTGCAGAAGACGCCGTTCATCATCGGCATCGCCGGCTCGGTGGCGGTCGGCAAATCGACCACGGCGCGCATCCTGAAGGAGCTCCTGGCCCGCTGGCCCTCCTCGCCCAAGGTCGATCTCGTCACCACCGACGGCTTCCTCTATCCGAACGCCGTGCTGGAGGCCGAGGGGCTGATGCAGCGCAAGGGCTTTCCGGAGAGCTACGACGTCGGGTCGATCCTGCGCTTCCTCTCCGACATCAAGGCCGGCCGGCCGCGGGTCGAGGCCCCGGTCTATTCGCACTTCGTCTACGACGTCGTGCCGGGCGAGCGGATCACCATCGACCGGCCCGACATATTGATCTTCGAGGGGCTGAACGTCCTGCAGGTGCGCGAGATGCCGAAGGACGGCAAGGCCGTGCCGTTCGTCTCCGACTTCTTCGACCATTCGATCTATATCGACGCGGACGAGGCGGAGATCCGCCGCTGGTACGTCGAGCGCTTCATGCGGCTGCGCGAGACCGCCTTCCGCGAGGCGGATTCGTTCTTCCACCGCTACTCGCAGATCCCCGAGGACGAGGCGCTGGCCATCGCCGAGGCGCTGTGGCGCGACATCAACGGCAAGAATCTCTACGAGAACATCCTGCCGACCCGGCCACGCGCCGACCTGATCCTGCGCAAGGGCCCGAACCACCTGATCGAACAGGTGGCGCTGCGCAAGATCTGA
- a CDS encoding LuxR family transcriptional regulator yields MTGALARLAALPTDWDEPALRRLLDDVAGDYGFSHAAALAMPSTDDGGTATRFLFGNWSDGFARSYDQLGLHRFKLVVGALKTDPMPFVWDIDTLYGADEPDPSPAARMLLAESYLAGALFPVHGLTAFNGALSLAGPQPDLSAPALRELHVFAFALFGMLAAARFEENRRNNPLSGRERDCLKLAMLGKTSSEIGLILSLSEYTISQYLTAAQRKMNASNRTHAVALAAQLGYLS; encoded by the coding sequence ATGACGGGCGCGCTCGCGCGCCTCGCCGCCCTGCCGACGGACTGGGACGAGCCGGCGCTGCGCCGGCTGCTCGACGACGTCGCCGGCGACTACGGTTTCTCCCATGCGGCGGCGCTCGCCATGCCCTCCACAGACGATGGCGGCACGGCGACGCGGTTCCTGTTCGGCAACTGGTCGGACGGCTTCGCGCGCAGCTACGACCAGCTCGGGCTGCACCGCTTCAAGCTGGTGGTGGGGGCGCTGAAGACCGATCCGATGCCCTTCGTCTGGGACATCGACACGCTCTACGGTGCCGACGAGCCCGATCCGAGTCCGGCGGCGCGGATGCTGCTGGCCGAGTCCTATCTCGCCGGCGCGCTGTTTCCCGTGCACGGCCTCACCGCCTTCAACGGCGCGCTGTCGCTCGCCGGCCCGCAGCCGGACCTCTCGGCGCCGGCGCTGCGCGAGCTGCATGTCTTCGCCTTCGCGCTGTTCGGCATGCTGGCGGCGGCACGATTCGAGGAGAACCGCCGCAACAACCCGCTGTCGGGACGCGAGCGCGACTGCTTGAAGCTGGCGATGCTCGGCAAGACGTCCTCGGAGATCGGCCTCATCCTGTCCTTGTCGGAATACACGATCTCGCAGTACCTGACCGCCGCGCAGCGCAAGATGAACGCCTCCAACCGCACCCATGCCGTCGCCCTCGCGGCGCAGCTCGGCTATCTTTCCTGA
- a CDS encoding phosphoribosyl-ATP diphosphatase, producing MQLQFTLADLETIVAARTASGDTQSSYTATLAARGAKHVAKKLGEEAAETVIAAVAEDDASLVAESADLLYHLVVLLQVRQIPLADVMAELGRRTSRSGIEEKAARPGAPGE from the coding sequence ATGCAATTGCAGTTCACCCTCGCCGATCTAGAGACCATCGTCGCCGCCCGCACCGCGTCCGGCGACACGCAGTCGTCCTACACGGCGACGCTGGCGGCGCGCGGCGCCAAGCACGTCGCCAAGAAGCTCGGCGAGGAGGCGGCGGAGACGGTGATCGCCGCCGTTGCCGAGGACGATGCGAGCCTCGTCGCGGAAAGCGCCGACCTGCTCTATCACCTGGTCGTGCTGCTGCAGGTCCGGCAGATCCCGCTCGCCGACGTGATGGCCGAGCTCGGGCGCCGCACCAGCCGGAGCGGCATCGAAGAGAAGGCCGCAAGGCCCGGTGCGCCCGGGGAATGA
- the hisF gene encoding imidazole glycerol phosphate synthase subunit HisF has translation MSLKARIIPCLDVKDGRVVKGVNFEGLIDAGDPVEAARAYDAAGADELCFLDITASSDDRETIFDVVSRTAEQCFMPVTVGGGVRTVADVRRLLLAGADKVSINTAAVLRPELVAEAANKFGDQCIVVAIDARRVTGTEAAPRWEIFTHGGRTATGIDAVEFARRVVALGAGEILLTSMDRDGTKSGFDIDLTRAVADAVAVPVIASGGVGTLDHLVEGVRDGHAAAVLAASIFHFGTHTIAEAKAHMAAAGIPMRLDPAFPAFADRI, from the coding sequence ATGAGCCTCAAGGCGCGCATCATTCCCTGCCTCGACGTCAAGGACGGCCGTGTGGTCAAGGGCGTCAACTTCGAGGGCCTGATCGATGCCGGCGATCCGGTCGAGGCGGCGCGCGCCTATGACGCCGCGGGCGCCGACGAGCTCTGCTTCCTCGACATCACCGCCTCCTCCGACGACCGCGAGACGATCTTCGACGTCGTCTCGCGCACCGCCGAGCAGTGCTTCATGCCGGTCACGGTCGGCGGCGGCGTGCGCACCGTCGCGGACGTGCGGCGCCTGCTCTTGGCCGGCGCCGACAAGGTGTCGATCAACACCGCCGCGGTGCTGCGCCCCGAGCTCGTCGCCGAGGCGGCCAACAAGTTCGGCGACCAATGCATCGTCGTCGCCATCGACGCGCGGCGCGTCACCGGCACCGAGGCGGCGCCGCGCTGGGAGATCTTCACCCATGGCGGGCGCACCGCGACCGGCATCGACGCGGTCGAGTTCGCCCGCCGCGTCGTCGCGCTCGGCGCCGGCGAGATCCTGCTCACCTCGATGGACCGCGACGGCACCAAGTCCGGCTTCGACATCGACCTCACCCGCGCCGTCGCCGATGCGGTCGCCGTGCCGGTCATCGCCTCCGGCGGCGTCGGCACGCTCGACCATCTCGTCGAGGGCGTGCGCGACGGCCACGCCGCGGCGGTGCTGGCCGCCTCGATCTTCCATTTCGGCACCCACACGATCGCCGAAGCCAAGGCCCACATGGCGGCGGCCGGCATCCCGATGCGGCTCGATCCGGCCTTCCCGGCCTTCGCCGACCGGATCTGA